ATCGTCTAGGTTTCCgtgagtcggacccctgctgatctgatattgatgacctatccagataggtgatcaatatggaAAACTGGACAACCAAGTTATACTTCAGAAGAAAGGAGTAGGCAGCAGGTCCCACAATGAAGCTCCACATCTCTCACATGTCTTACAATATGAACATTACAATGGCTTCTCTTCTgagtgaattctctcatgtttagcTAGACTTGATTTCTGACTAAAAGACTTTCCACATTTTGCACATAAATatggcttctcacctgtgtgagttctctgatgtcgaACAACACTTGCTTGAcaggtaaaacatttcccacattctgaacatgaaaatgacttctctcctgtgtgaattctttgatgttgtATAAGCAATGACTTCACATCAAaatacttcccacattcaggacacataaatgtcttctcccctgtgtgagttctctgatgtgtaacaagatttgattcCTGACTAAAGAACTTTCCACATTCaacacatgaaaatggcttctttcCTAAGTGGGTTCTTAGATGTTTCACAAGATGTGATTTCtggctaaaacatttcccacattctgaacatgaaaatggcttctctcctgtgtgacttcttagATGTTTTATAAGCATTGATTTCACACCAAAATACTTACCACATTCAGGACAcataaatggcttctcccctgtgtgagttctctgatgtctaacaagatttgttttctgactaaaacatttcgcacattcaagacatgaaaatggtttctctcctgtgtgacttcgtaGATGTTTGTTAAGCATTGATCTCACCCTAAaatacttcccacattcaggacacataaatggtttctctcctgtgtgagctctctgatgtgcaacaagatttgatttctcactaaaacacttcccacattcaagacatgaaaatggtttctcccctgtatgAGTTCTTTGATGCCGAAAAAAACTTGATTGACtgttaaagcatttcccacattgtggacataaaaatggcttctcctcCAAGTGGATTCTTTGATGTTCCACAACATGTGATTTCTGACTAAAagacttcccacattcaggacatgaaaatggcttctcccctgtgtgagttttctTATGTCTACAAAGATCTGATTTCtgtctaaaacattttccacaatcTGGACACGGAAATGGCTTCACTCTTTCGTGAGCTCTCCGATGATAAAGAAGAGATGATTGCTgattaaagcatttcccacattcaggacacgaataaggcttctcccctgtgtgagttctctgatgtctaactagAATGGATTTCATGCTAAAAGATTTTCCACATGTCAAGCATGAAAATGACTTGTTATCTCTGCGATTTCTCTCATGCAAAAAAAGATTAGATTTCTTTTTaaaatttttcccacatttctgcttagTTCTTGCTTTGCCAATCAGTAATTGCTTAGATGAAGGTTTCTTGTGACCAGTGGTATTGGTGGATAGATCTCTGCTGTGAAAGACTGAGGGTACATTAGGAGTTATTGAATCATATTGTGTGGTATTATCTTCTACTTCATGATAGGAAGATAAATGAAGATGTCCATAGGAGTCGCTCATCCAGTCTTCCACTGGAAAATGAaacaaaattatattattttcccagcTAGGAAATGTGATCAATACCATCCTAAATAACCTATTGGGGTATTGCTTGCATAAACACATTAAGATAAACTGAGCTAACAGAGCCCTTTGTCCTCCTAAACCAGATGGTTCAAGGTACTGGATATATTTCTATACCAAAGGACAGATTCTGCAAAACGCCCTATAATGGAGCACAGTTTCAGGTCCTACAAGATTTTCCCCACCACCTATTGGTGCAACGGGTCATTCTAAAACCACTTGTTGACTTGTTTTAGGATTCCCCTTGCCCTTATTGTCGGAAATAGGCAAGGCTCATCTATTTTCAGATCCAGGATTCCTTCAGGATCAAGATCTACCTGTGATCTTGGCTGCCTGGCCCTTGTTGGCAATTTCCTTCTTAGCTGGATCTCATTACTCTAGAAATCCTTTGGCCTCCTGAGATCTGCTAAACTGTCCTCACCAGCTGAACTTGCTGCAACATCTCCTGTGATTCTGGCTAGCACTGACCGAGGACTAGTTTGGTAAAAGTACTTAACACATGAACTTTTTTTTGCAACCCTCCCTCTTGTCTGAGAGGTTCTCCTATTTTAAATTGCATTGGATCGGTCTTTAGATAAGTTCTACCTTTTCATTATTGTTGATGGTCTCGTGATATGgaaaccaatttttttaaattacgaGTACTCTCATCCAAGCAGGTTTAGTTTGGTTATTGGCAGTTTTTACTAGCTAGTTTGCAAGTTTCCTTCTCCCCTTATTTCTCTTATTATCATTACATACCTTCACTTTTCCAGTTATTATTTCAACAGTTCATCTTTAGGACTGGGCCCTAATCTGACTGAATGCTTACATCCTGTACTTCTGATCTCCACTGAGAGGTAGGAACCTGGCTGCAAGGTCATATGAACAGCTTGAGCACTCTGACTCAAGCACTTTTGTTGCAAgaaatagtgttgtgcctatagCAGCAAACACTCAGAGTCCTGAGCCTTTTAAtgttttgttgcatttttcaTGTGATGTGACAGCTCACCGCCTTCAGCCCCccactgcacaggtcacagagcatgcccatatcactcttccatagaagtcaatgtgcCACCTTCAGTTTCCTATGTTCCCACTAAAGCAAGAACAGTGCAAATACCCCCTACACAACATGTATCCCATGGGTCCACATACCACAGGTTCTATGGTCTATCTTATCATGTGACCTTCATTCTAAAGCGTCATTTACTTTCCAATCATTTTTGTGTTTGTGATTTTATCTGTCCACATTGTGTCACATTTTACTGATGCCAATGAAGATCAAGGGATATTATGGCATTACattaaatattaatattaattgTATCATtaatgatgatgaagaggaggtttTTCTGAACTTCCTATCAATTGTCCCATTAATAAAGACATTCACAATCAAAAAAGATTTATGAAAGGCTCTTACCTTTCACAGACACTGAGATGGGCTTTTCAAGTCCACTCGTCGTTTCACCAGAACTTTCCTGCAAGATGGAAGACATGAGAAAAATATACCCTGCTGCTAGTTTTTCTTATGTCCAGGCGAAAATCAAACACTTCTACAAGACatgaattagagatgagctaatttcttgaaattcgtttAGGGTCCAATTCGAACAAATCACTCCAAGTATTCTATTTGGGTCTGAATTGATTCTACCTCATTTAAAAGTATTTGAACTGGCCtgaaaactggtatatcacactctaaggtctcctaggactcatattttttctcttgtttttcttttttttattcatttttctctCTCCTTCGCCTTTTAAGTCCGTTAATattaaataatgtcagagtgacactgattGTGACTAGTCACAAacagttagggatatttgggtttcaggtaaaatttatggaaaacttaaaaagttcacacttcagtgatattatatcatgaagtAGGGCTTTTAAAAGGCCATGTAAACCCTTGGGGgcaatttttaaactttttgcattgtatttattttcagctaaaaatacattttaaaaattggtctttattaaaaatatggcttcctttttctgtacagggctgacatgctctagaagtatcctttggattttctgtcttttccgtcatttggggagctgacggactccttatctctgctctctgacattataaacactcattatagctcagttcttatcttactgataagcaggcttggactggcccacaggtgtAAAAGgtaaatcccccggtgggcccctagtctcccacccactacacaagtggcacataacacaatagacttactgcacttcatactgtgacacagtgagaggtttgatctgtgaaaacaggtattttcctcccaacatgtgctgctggactgatttacagccaggtgaggtgaaataccggaccggattttaaatgccggtccgggttttggcagcacctggctgtccttaaataggcagctggactcagaagccatgtctctgtgttgggatctgggagccttgtgtctggatgaaggcttgctacctgtttggcgtgaaaacagctGAATTTCCGCATGGTGTaatttaccaccaacaccgcaaggtgactttttgtttgaatatgactgcttgttttgtcacttgcctaaagtgtgaataaaacactgaactgtttgagccaaagaacttgttgttgcctttatactgcgtccgctaatcctgtctaccagagcgaatccccacaatacatatattcaatgtacagcacctcaaccagcctatgttcatataaaaaactttattattaaagaaactccccagtttattattatagacacgatcagagctgagatgacttctaggtatagaggaaagccaccagtgtcctcttctctccAAGACCTACcttctgcagggacccccatattcaatcatctggtagcatatttctgctgtgtgagcaggtaatatttgaatgtatctgtacggtgggcccccaaaataaattttactggtgggccctaggcaccccattCCGACActgctgataagaatgtggcttaatatTGTATAGATTATGAGGGATTTATTTGTGAGAATCAGAGAAGGGTAGGTGATTGTATGTATTGTTCTTCATTAGTATGCATCTAGTTCCTTTTGTCTTACTCCGATTCTTACAGATAAAGGTCTTGAAATATCCTATATATCTTTACATATGATGATTGGTAAAGAACAAAAAGGTGCCCAAAATGTGTGAATAGGGACAAAGTGTCCTAAAATGGTAAATTAACTGGTTAACCAAGATTCTGTTTCCGGGAAAGCCCACAGAATCTTGGATAACCGATATGGGGCGTTAACAGCTTTCAAGGGATAAAAGATCCATGCTTTGGGCATAGGGGGAAGCTGGAGGAAGAGAGGACAGGAGAGGGCAGAGGAGAGACGAGGATTGGAGGCCCATGTGTGGTAACTATAAATTGTATTTTAAGGAATTTGCATTGTACAGAATTTTAATGTTGAGTTAAAGTAGCATATTATATTGTATCCCGGAATTTGTAACTCTAGTTATTGTTATGTGTATAAGCCTCGCTGGTTGTAATCTCTCTATATGtaatatttatttgtttttgttccACTGTAACTCCATATATACTCATCAATATTAACAACTGTAGTATAAATTTTTCACActatacaatatatatttttttattatatacacacacacgctacGTGTCTCATTTATTGCATCAAACCTTCGAATCAGATCCAGTAAGAGGGTgcattatatatagtatatatttatatataaaaaagtctTACAAATGTCTCAAAAACTTATCACGTGGCCttcagcatcaattacagcttgacaacgacgtctcatgctgttcacaaggcgacttattgtctgctgaggcatggcatcccactcttcttgaacggcggccctcaggtcattgacgtTCTGggatacagagttacgagcctctacacggcaacTCAGCTTattccataggttttcaatggatttaggtctggagaaagtgcaggccactccatttgaggtaccccagtctccagcagccgttccctaatgatacaacctcgatgagctggtgcattgtcctc
The genomic region above belongs to Bufo gargarizans isolate SCDJY-AF-19 chromosome 4, ASM1485885v1, whole genome shotgun sequence and contains:
- the LOC122934770 gene encoding gastrula zinc finger protein XlCGF26.1-like; this translates as MTVSLCCQVPIRCQDVAVYFSMEEWEYLEEHKDLYKDVMMENHQSLTSPDGSSQRNPPERCPSPQYSQDCPEEKPNIPLDHQESSGETTSGLEKPISVSVKVEDWMSDSYGHLHLSSYHEVEDNTTQYDSITPNVPSVFHSRDLSTNTTGHKKPSSKQLLIGKARTKQKCGKNFKKKSNLFLHERNRRDNKSFSCLTCGKSFSMKSILVRHQRTHTGEKPYSCPECGKCFNQQSSLLYHRRAHERVKPFPCPDCGKCFRQKSDLCRHKKTHTGEKPFSCPECGKSFSQKSHVVEHQRIHLEEKPFLCPQCGKCFNSQSSFFRHQRTHTGEKPFSCLECGKCFSEKSNLVAHQRAHTGEKPFMCPECGKYFRVRSMLNKHLRSHTGEKPFSCLECAKCFSQKTNLVRHQRTHTGEKPFMCPECGKYFGVKSMLIKHLRSHTGEKPFSCSECGKCFSQKSHLVKHLRTHLGKKPFSCVECGKFFSQESNLVTHQRTHTGEKTFMCPECGKYFDVKSLLIQHQRIHTGEKSFSCSECGKCFTCQASVVRHQRTHTGEKPYLCAKCGKSFSQKSSLAKHERIHSEEKPL